Proteins co-encoded in one Phycodurus eques isolate BA_2022a chromosome 14, UOR_Pequ_1.1, whole genome shotgun sequence genomic window:
- the supt7l gene encoding STAGA complex 65 subunit gamma, whose product MRYWGEIPGPAGTPASRSSFDLLQREFRSVEMQDPPLHQPSAQRPRPTTMLDIPSEPCSLTIHTVQLCQHARRLRGLLAAVQGQSGTSSELGGRLEDVDTNLPLRPPTPPAMPDDLLPLDCKEPRQPFQLRHSDPESDFYKGRGEPVTELSWPSCRQLLYQSVATILAHAGFETAQESVLETLTDLVHEHYLRLTRLLRVAVDREARLGASPFPDVMEQVFHEVGIGSVLALQRFWQVRIKDYHNYMSQVSNDLSEEYERLVNPEKALEDSKPPRIKEEPMSDISFPVSEEPEADLASGDQALPMGVLGAHGERLPAGLDADHSPHTSSGGVANNSPLWPQVKMEPHDGDEGQGATHHPHPHHHHNLGGDVFEEGGPMSTMSESGGAMASSPAGAASDGSYASHSPDSLMSTSPVFNQRPKKRAKKM is encoded by the exons ATGCGTTACTGGGGCGAGATCCCAGGACCTGCAGGGACTCCTGCCAGTCGCAGCTCCTTTGATTTGCTCCAGCGTGAGTTCCGATCAGTGGAGATGCAGGATCCTCCGTTGCATCAGCCGTCGGCCCAGCGTCCGCGCCCCACTACAATGCTGGACATCCCGTCAGAGCCTTGCAGTCTCACCATTCACACGGTACAGCtgtgccagcacgcccgccgccTCCGTGGCCTTTTGGCGGCAGTTCAGGGTCAGAGCGGGACATCCTCCGAGCTTGGTGGCAGGCTGGAAGATGTTGATACAAACCTGCCTCTGCGTCCTCCCACACCTCCTGCCATGCCTGATGACTTGCTACCACTTGACTGCAAAGAGCCTCGGCAACCCTTTCAGCTCCGCCACAGCGACCCTGAAAGCGACTTTTATAA GGGTAGAGGGGAGCCAGTCACGGAGCTGAGTTGGCCCTCCTGCAGACAGCTCCTTTATCAGTCAGTGGCCACCATCTTGGCCCATGCAGGCTTCGAGACGGCCCAGGAGAGCGTGCTAGAAACTCTGACCGACCTGGTTCACGAGCACTACCTACGCCTGACACGCCTCCTGAGGGTAGCTGTGGACAGGGAGGCCCGGCTGGGGGCCAGTCCCTTTCCTGACGTCATGGAGCAAGTGTTCCATGAAGTGGGCATCGGCAGTGTGCTTGCCTTGCAGCGCTTCTGGCAAGTGCGTATCAAGGATTATCACAACTACATGTCACAG GTCAGTAATGATCTGTCAGAAGAATACGAAAGGTTGGTGAATCCTGAAAAGGCTCTGGAGGACTCAAAGCCCCCCAGGATCAAGGAGGAGCCCATGAGTGACATTTCCTTCCCTGTTAGTGAGGAGCCAGAGGCCGACCTAGCCTCTGGGGACCAAGCCTTGCCCATGGGGGTCCTCGGAGCTCATGGTGAGAGGCTGCCCGCGGGCCTGGATGCCGACCATTCTCCTCACACTTCAA GTGGTGGTGTGGCCAACAACTCCCCCTTGTGGCCACAGGTAAAAATGGAACCACACGATGGCGATGAAGGCCAGGGTGCCAcgcatcatcctcatcctcatcaccATCACAACCTGGGCGGAGACGTGTTTGAGGAGGGAGGCCCCATGTCGACAATGAGCGAGTCGGGAGGCGCAATGGCGTCCTCCCCTGCTGGCGCGGCATCAGATGGCAGCTATGCCTCACATTCTCCTGACTCCCTGATGAGCACCTCACCGGTCTTTAACCAGAGACCCAAGAAGCGTGCGAAGAAGATGTGA